Proteins co-encoded in one Malus domestica chromosome 09, GDT2T_hap1 genomic window:
- the LOC103442218 gene encoding oleosin Cor a 12: MADRPQPHHIQVRPAQPRYGEHEYGEHGGRFGGIKGQQQSDGPSTGQVIAVITGLPVGGTLLGLAGLTFMGTIIGALLATPLFIIFSPVLVPALFVIGLAVTGFLTSGAFGLTGLSSLSWIANYLRRSSVVPEALDEAKRRAAEMGEYVGQKTKEVGQDIQSKSHETKRQSGHTESR; the protein is encoded by the coding sequence ATGGCAGACCGTCCTCAGCCACACCATATCCAAGTTCGCCCCGCCCAGCCGCGCTACGGCGAGCACGAGTACGGTGAACATGGTGGCCGCTTTGGAGGCATAAAGGGGCAACAACAAAGCGATGGCCCCTCGACCGGGCAAGTTATTGCAGTGATAACCGGCCTTCCAGTCGGTGGAACCCTACTGGGGCTTGCTGGTCTCACTTTCATGGGGACCATCATTGGTGCTCTCCTTGCCACCCCGctcttcatcatcttcagcCCGGTTCTTGTCCCTGCTCTCTTCGTCATCGGGCTTGCTGTCACCGGATTTCTGACCTCCGGGGCTTTCGGGCTGACCGGGCTGTCGTCGCTGTCGTGGATCGCCAACTACCTCAGGAGGTCATCGGTGGTGCCTGAGGCCCTGGACGAGGCGAAGAGGCGCGCTGCGGAAATGGGGGAGTACGTGGGGCAGAAGACCAAGGAGGTTGGCCAGGACATCCAGAGTAAGTCCCATGAAACAAAGAGGCAATCCGGACATACTGAAAGTCGTTGA